A single window of Besnoitia besnoiti strain Bb-Ger1 chromosome Unknown contig00201, whole genome shotgun sequence DNA harbors:
- a CDS encoding putative apocytochrome b (encoded by transcript BESB_041960): protein MPTSSIMLSKSKAGLRTSGDSLFPYLPYYLIGLIFLQTAFGLIELSHPDNSIPVNRFVTPLHIVPEWYFLAYYAVLKVIPSKTGGLLVFMLSTCQ, encoded by the exons atgcctacaagctctataatgctaagcaaatctaaag ctgggttaagaacgtctggagacagtttgtttccctatctaccatattatctaattggtttaattttcttacaaacggcttttggtttgattgaattatcgcacccagataactccataccagtgaaccggtttgtaactccgcttcatatcgtacctgaatggtactttttagcatattatgcggtgttaaaagtaatcccatccaaaaccggtggtttgttagtatttatgttatcaacatgtcaatga